GCAATCGCAAGCGACCCCAGGTAAACGAAGACACCATCTGGTGTGCCACTTCCAAGTTGTTTGGCGGCAGCGGTAGCCTGGGGAAGCGCCGTGGCGGCTTTCTGTTTATCGAAGAACAGTGGAAGAAGATCGCCGGTCAGTCCAGTCGACTTATCGAAATCAGGTCGGCGGCTGCCAGGCAGTTTGCTGACCTCTGCTCGGTTAGATCTCAAGATTCTAAGGGCACAGAAGTAAGCTTCCACCGCCGAGGCACGGTCTCCCTCAGCTAAGCGGCCCCACATTGTGGCTAGGCAAACCATCAGGGCAACGTTGCTTTCACGATCTTTGTAGCGTGAAAACACTTGCTCGGCCGGTTCACGAGCCCCCGCATAGTCTCCCACTTTGAGTCGCTGGTGAATACGGAACAGGGGGATACCTAATTCATCGCGGAGACGATCGAAATCGGTTTGCTTATCAGGGCTGACCGTACCCAACTCGATTTCGTACCAAGGAATCAAGTTGTTATCCGTTACTTTGACCCCTTCCTCGTCGAAACCGATGACGGTGACATCTTGGATGAGCGTCAGATCGCGCAAGATCAAACGGTCGGCAAGGGCGGTCGAAGCGGTTCCGATGAGCCAGATCGATAAGCAAAACGTCAGGGATCGAAGTAGCCACGAACCAGCCACCGTTGGCTTAAAAGGCGGAGACATGGCGATAAGTACCTCCGGAGTCCGTGGCGATTTGTCGCATGAATTGTTCCGCCGATTTGTCGAGGAATGAGATTGCATGAATCTTGGCTTTCGAACTACCACCAATATTCATCGCCTTGACCTGGGGAGGCACATCCGGTTCAAACAAACCATCGGTCATGAAGAAGATCGCATCAGGAGTCGGCATCAAGCGGAACGCTTCCTGAAAAGCCGATAGCGGCATGGTGCCCCCCTGAGCATGCACTGTATTAAGCCACTTTTTTACGCTCTCGAGGTCTCGTTTCGGGTTGCGCCAACCTTTTTGTGTGTAAGGAACCGCTTGGCTATTGAAGAAGATAATTTGAAATTCCGACTCGCGTGACATACTGCGGACCGCTTCTAGAATCTCTTCCTTCACGAAGTCGAGTTTGGCACCATCCATACTGCCACTACAGTCGGCGATAATGCAAATTCGCGATCCTTCGGCCCGAACGCCCATGAAGGTCGTTCCAGCGCCGACCGCTCCACCACCACCTCCAATAGTATTTAGGGAATTGGCGGCACCGCCCGATGCTCCGGTAGGAAGTAACTGCGAGAGGCTGACCTCTTGTCCCATGTCGGAAGTGGCCGCCGTGGGAGGTTGAATGTCGGCGACCAATTCGTCGAGACTCGCCGTATCGGATGATTGCTCCATCTCGCTGGCATCAAGGACTTCACCCGAGTTGTCGGTCAAATCAACCCCGGGAAGAGGGCCGATGTTGACTTCCTCCCCTTCTGGAACACCACTGGTATAGTTGCACTGCACCAAGGCGAGCAGAAACAGAAGTCCCCCATGGAACAATAGGGAAGCGAAGCCTGAGATGCTGTCGTTCAGCCAACTATGGAGGGGCGCCTCCTTTTGCTGCTCTTCGGTTTCGTGCAACGTCTCGGCATCGGGAAGACGAACCACATTTCCGCAGTGCGGACATACGACTTCCCCACCCAATTGTTGGGCCGTGGCCGTCAGATGCTTGCCACAATAAAAACAGGAAAGTTGCATGAGGGGAGAACTCGCGAAAAGCCTCAACTCGCAGGCAGGACCGGCAAGCTGCTAAAATCAGAAGAGCGTAGCAGTTGCGCCCTTTATGAGGGGGCGCCAGCACATTTATCATCGTAGGAATAGAATTCAAACCGGTCAATCAAACGGCACGAGAGTTTTCCGACGGTTGCGGCCTTTTTCCCGAGAGAAACTGCCCGGCTTGGCGTTTACCAAGCACCCTTCTATCCCGATACCATCGACAACAAGTTAAACTAGGGTCGCATGTGCCATCAATTTGGCGGGGCGTACCTACCGGACACCCCCCGAAGTTGATCGCCATTGGCCACCCTTCGATTGCCGGATGGCACCCTTGCCTTGGATCCGTCTCTTAATCGAGCGTCCTCACCCATCGAGCTTTCAGCACGTAGAGAAATTGATGTCAGAAAACGGAAAGAACTTTGCCGGATTGAATGTTGCCTCGTTCGAGAGCCGTCGCGGTAAAGAAATGGCGATGCTGATCGAGAAGTTCGGCGGCGTGCCCCATGTTAGCCCCTCGATGCGAGAAGTGCCACTCAAAGAGAACCAGCCCGCCATCGATTTCGCCAATCGTGTGATCACCGGGCAAATCGATATCGTAGTCTTCATGACCGGTGTCGGCTTTAATCACCTGCTGGCAGCGATTAATCGAAAGGTCGATAAGCAGCAATTCTTCGATGCCTTGTCGGACATTGTCACGATTACGCGTGGTCCCAAGCCGGTTGCCGCGATGCGTGAAGTTGGCCTCACGCCGACAATCAAAGTGCCAGAGCCCAACACCTGGCGCGAGATTCTGCAAACGATCGACACCGAGATCCACATTGCCAACCAAACATTGGTGGTTCAAGAGTACGGTGTAACCAATGCCAGTCTCGTAGCCGGGCTCGAGGCGCGTGGTGCGAACGTCGAAGCGCTGCATGTTTACGATTGGGATTTACCAGAAGACATCGGCCCCTTGGCGGCAAACATTCAGAAGGTGATCGATGGGGACATTGATGTCTCAATGTTCACCTCAGCCAATCAATTGAACCATGTCTTGAAGCTTGCCGAACGTCAGGGACAACTCGAAGCGTTTTCAGCTGCTTTGCGTGGTACCGTGATTTGCAGTGTCGGTCCCACCATGAGCGAGCGACTCCGTGACTTAGGCTATCCGGTCGATGTCGAGCCAGCCCATCCCAAGATGGGGCCCCTCGTCGCGGCAGCTGCCGAACGTTCGAAAGACATCTTGGTTCGCAAACGTCAGATACGTGCAGTCTTAGAGGAGACAACGAAAGTGGCACTCAACAAGGACGCTCCTTGGTACAACAGCCCATTCCTAAAAGCTTGCCGTCGTGAGCCGACGGATGTCACCCCTGTATGGCTGATGCGACAAGCAGGGCGATATATGAAGGAGTATCGCGACGTCCGCGCCAAGACAACTTTTCTCGACTTATGCCGGAATCCTCAGTTGTGCAGCGAAGTGATGTGCACTGCGGTGAATAAGCTGGGTGTCGACGCGGCGATCATCTTCTCTGACTTGCTGCCGATCCTACAGCCAATGGGATTGGATTTGGAATTCGCCAAAGGGGAAGGCCCGGTCATTCATAATCCGATTCGAGACGCTGCCGACGTCGACCGTGTGCTGGAATTAGAAAGCACCGATTCGTTGCACTACGTGATGGAAACGGTCAAACAGACACGTGCTGATTTGCCAGCAGATATGCCGTTGATCGGCTTCGCTGGGGCTCCGTTCACGCTGGCCAGCTACGCGATTGAAGGGGGCGGGAGTCGCGACTACGTTAATACGAAGACCCTCATGTTTCGCGATCCAGGTGCCTGGCGTGAACTGATGGAGCGATTTGTCCGAGCGATCTCTCGTTACTTAAACGCTCAGATCGCATCGGGCGCTCAGGCGGTACAATTGTTCGATTCCTGGGCAGGGGCACTCGGACCGGATGACTATCGTCGGTACGTGTTGCCGTACGTGAAGGATATCGTCGCTCAAATCGCACCTGGGGTGCCGGTGATCAACTTCGCCACCGGAAACCCCGCCTTGCTACCGATGCTAGCCGAATCTGGGGCAGCGGTCGTGGGTGTTGATTGGCGGATCCGGCTCGATGTCGCCTGGGAGACGGTTGGCCACAACATCGCTGTGCAAGGCAACCTCGATCCAGTCTCGCTGCTGGCAGATCCGATTGAACTTCGCCGTCGAGCCAAGGAGGTACTCGATCAAGCTGCTGGCCGACCAGGACATATCTTCAATCTTGGTCACGGCGTCATGCAGCAAACACCGGTTGACAACGCACGCGCACTGGTCGACATGGTGCACGAAATGAGCCAGCGCTAATCGTGATCGAGCAAGGAAAGTCGCTTGGCCACCGAATGGGTCAGGCGATAGAACAAGTTAATCGGAGGGATCGTCCTTGCGGCGAGGCCGATCTCTTCAGGCGATCGCAGGCATCGTATCGCTGATGCGCCGCTGATCGAAATCGCCCCCGCTGACAATGGGCGTTTGCAGTGTCACTTGCACCGGTTCGGCCAATTGGCGAAATGCCTTGGTTGGCATGGCCATCGTCTTCCAGCGAGGCGAAATCTTCCGAGCCCAAGCCAGGTAAAGATCGAGCCGTACTCCGATGAATGCGTAAAGACGTTCCTGGTGGACGAATAGTTGGCGATCCGGCACCGGAGCCATGTCACCGACTACTTCATAGGCAAAGACGAGCAAACCGCGAAACTGCGGGCCCAGCAGTCGCTGCCACTGTGACAAGCTGTGCAAATCGTCAGTGGTCGTCCAGTTCTTCCAATAGCGGTTCCGGCGACCTGAAGGGAACTTTCGTCCCTTGATATCGATCAGCCAGGACATCTCTCCCCCCGAGGGGGAGGCAATGAAGTCAAGGTTTTTCAACGAACCGCTTCCTAACAAAGCCCGACGACGTTCGTCGACGGCGATGTATGGAATCTTCTGCTGGCGTAGAAACGCCTCGAAGGCAACTTCGTAATGATTGGTCCGGATGGTCATTTTTGTTGTCACTCCCAAGGGACGCGAATGGGAAGCCGGGGTCCTTGGCTGGCTTCACTATCGCAACTTGGGGTGACAACAGATTGTCACGGGGGTTATGCGGAGTCCCGTAGAATTTTCGGAATTGCCGCAATTAGTTCAGCAGCATCCTCTTGCAGACTGACGGTTTGCGAGTCGCCTGTCTTCAGATCTTTCAGCTGGCAGCTGTTCTCAGCGAGCTCTCGATCGCCAGCGACAATCGCGACTTTAAACCCACGTCGATCGGCATACTTCAGCTGCTGACCAAGCTTTTTCGCATCGGGGTACAGCTCGACATTGAAACCCGCTCCACGCAACTGGGATGCGATCTTCAGATAGGCTTGTAAGCTTGACTCATCGAAATAGGGGATGAAAACTTCGGCTGGCGTCGTTCGTTGTTCGAGCCGGCCAAGCTCTTCCATGGCGGCAAGCAAACGGTCCAAACCGAGCGAAGCCCCGATCCCGGGAAGTTCCTGGTTGGTGTAGAGGCTGGCTAAATCGTTGTAACGACCACCACTGCAAACACTTCCGATCTCTGGCAACTCGCCCAGGAAGGTCTCGAAGATCGTCCCGGTATAATAGTCCAACCCGCGAGCAATCGAGACGTCGATTTGTAATCGATCAGACGGAACACCTGCTGCGGCGGTTGCTTGGGTTAGTTCACGAAGCTGTCCGACACCAGTCTCACCCTTTTCGCTCCCAGCGACCAGTTTATCGAGGGCGCTCAGAATCTCGTCTGAAGTACCCCCGATTTCAGCCAGCTTCAGCACCTGGGCCGCTTGCTCAGCCGTAGCGCCTGCTGCTTGTTGCATTTCCGCGGCTACCTTTTCTGGCCCGATCTTCGCCAGCTTGTCGAGTGCTCGGAGGATCTCGGTCGACTTCTCGGACAGGTCGAGCTTCTCCAGCAAGCCAGAAAGGACTTGGCGATTGTTAACCCGGACCGTGAACGCCTCGAAGCCGATCGCCAGCATCAAGTCATGAATTACCAGAGCGGTCTCGATATCAGCGACCAGTGATTTGGTACCGATCGTGTCGAAATCACACTGCATAAACTCTCGATAGCGACCCCGCTGAGGTGCCTCGCCACGCCAGACGGTGGCAATGTGATAGCGCTTGAACGGTGTTCCCAACACGCCGATGTGCTGTGCGGCGAAACGGGCCAATGGAACCGTCAGATCAAACCGCATCCCAACGTCGCGCTTACCTTGGTCCTCGAAGCGAAACATCTGGCGATCGGTTTCTTCGCTTCCTTTGCCCAGCAAGATTTCGGCGTATTCCAGCGTGGGCGTATCGATCGGGGCGAAGCCATACGATCGATAGACTTTCCGCGCTGTGTTGATCAGCTGTTCGCGAGGCATCATCGCGTCTGGAAGATAGTCGCGAAAGCCCTTCAATGTGCGAGGCTGGATCAGTTTCTTCTTGTTGGACATGGAATTGATCAGTGAGCTGGAGATTCAAGTTTGTCGTTGGACGGACAAGCTGAGACGTGGACTTGTTCGCGGCGGTTGGCATCTACGAAAGAATCGGCAGTTCTGGCGGTTTGGGGCTACGCATGCTTTGACCAGGTCGGCGAGGCATGGTCGCTTCGGCGTACTCCCAGATCTGCTCTGGGGTTTCAAAGTACTTTTCGTAGCACCAGTCGTCGTCATACTCGCACGCGTCGGTTGTGTAGTCGCGGCAAATCTGGGGACGAGTCTCGTAGATCCCACACATATTATCGTCGCGCAGGTGCTTGCAAGTTGTGTGAACCAGCAGATACCAGACATCATCGTCTTTGAAGACCGAAGCCCGATCGTGCAACAGATACCAGCGGATGAATTCGAAATCGGCGAATTCCGTAGGGGTTTCGATCGGTAGAGCAAAGTATCGGCAGCACTTCGCGGTGCAGAACTCGCATAGGACCTGATCAGGCCCCACATCTTCTCGGCTTGGCTTCGTATCGAGCATTTCTGGCCATCCTCGGCGTTCTGGTGGCGTGGGTAAGATATGCAGCTTGTTCGGACAGAGTAGCAAACGCGTGCTACAATGCCTAGTTCGGGTCGATGTTCGAAAGTGTGATAATCAAGCGAATTCCGGTTAGTTTACCCGGTTTCGCTTCCTTCTCTCGCACCGTTAGGTGGCGGGGGGATCCGGACGATTCCCACTCGAAAAAGGCTGCAGGCAATGTTCGTTGTGATAACCGCGGTTGGACCCGATAACGTCGGATTGGCCGATCCGATCATTCACTATGTAACGGGGCTGGGGGCGAACATTGCTGAGATCCAGATGTACGATCATGACGAAGAGGCCGTCTTTGCCATGTTTCTGCGAATTCAGATCAATCCTGAATTGTACACGTCTCTTCGCACGGCTCTGTCCGAGATTGGTCGATTGAAGAAATTATCGGTGCGTGTCTGGTCGGCCGACATTCGTCAAGAATCCCCCCGTGTGGCAATTTGCACGACTTACCGTCCTGAGCCCGCCCTGGCGGTTCTTAAAGCGATGAAGGCTGGCGAAATCAAAGCAACTCCCGCCGTGATGATTGGCAATCGCGACAACTGCAAACCTCTGTCAGAGGAATATGGCGTCGACTGGCATAGCATCGGCGGCGAAAAGGGGGAAGCGGACGACGATCGCATGATCGAAATCCTCGATCAGTACGATGTCGACTACGTTCTGCTGGCCCGCTACATGCGAATTTTGCCGGCGGCCAGTTGCTGGAAATATGCTGGTGGCCGCATCATCAATTTGCATCATGGCTTGTTGCCCAGCTTTCCTGGGATTCGTCCCTATCACGATGCTAACGAGTCACGCATGTTGACTTTTGGGGCGACCTGCCATTTTATTGTCCCGGAATTGGACGCCGGAAATCAGATTATCCATCAAGAGACCTTCTCGGTCGAACCGGGCACCAAGATCGACGAGATCATCCGCGTTGGCCAAGAGGTCAACGAGCCAGCCTGTCTCGTGAAAGGGCTGCAACGCGTCGTCGATCGAGAAATCGAGCTTCACTTTCACCGTGTCGTTCCGCGCAAAGGAATGTGAAACAGCGCAAGCCCGCTGCTTGTCTTCGTGGCTTACCTTCGATCGCGGTTCCAGTTTTCATTGCAATGATTCCCCGATCTCTTCTGATTGTACTGCTCGTAGTGAATGGTGGAGGCAAGGCGGGGGGGATTCCAGATTACCCCGCAATACTCGATTTGCTGTAAGTGGGAATCGGCCTAGGTTTGAAGAGGCATTTTCCAGAACTTGGCGAACCTGATTCGCATTGGATAAGGATGCCTCTACGAATTTAGATCGCCAATGAATTGGCGTATGGTGGGCAGACCATGCGATATCGACTTCTTGTCATCGAAAGCAACGTAGCAATGCGCGAGCAATTGCTGACTGCGCTTTCGGTACATCATGACGTAAAAACCTTACTGGACGGAACCGAGGTCCATCAGGCTATCGCTGAATTCAAGCCTGAATTGATCCTTCTCGACTTTCACTTGGCGGACGGATCGGCTATCGAAATCTGTCATTCGATCCGCCATCTACTCGTTGAACGGCAGATCCAATTGTTAGTGCTTGGCCAGGGAATGGGCGAAGCGGAACGTTTACAGGCATTCGCTGCCGGTGCCGACGATATCATCGATAAGTCGATTGGACAACTTGAACTGAACGCCAAGATCGACGTTCTCATGCGACTACGAAGTGCCTTGGTGAGGGCCACGTCGGCGGAACGAAAGCTGGAAGGGTATACTCGCGAACTCGAACGAATTGTGGATAAGCGGTCTCTCGCGATTCAAGCAACGCAAGATATCGCCGTGTTTGCTTTGGCAAAGTTAGCCGACTCACGCGATACCGAGACTGGCGAGCATTTGGTGCGGATGCGTGCCTATTCCCAGATGATCGCCGAACAACTCCGTATGAGTGGTCCGTATCAAGATGAAATCGACGATCAGTTTCTAGCTGATCTCTTTCGATCAAGCCCTCTACACGATATCGGCAAGGTCGGCATTTCAGATGCCATCTTATTGAAGCCAGGATCGTTGAACTCGGAAGAGTTTCAAGCGATGAAGGAGCACGTGCGAATCGGCGCAGAAACTCTCGAAGAGGCAGCCCGCAGCGGTCAAAGTGGATCGTTCTTTCACATGGCTGCGCAGATTGCTCGTTATCACCACGAACGTTGGGATGGTGAAGGTTACCTGGAAGGGCTCAGGGGAAGTCAGATACCACTCCCAGCACGCATTGTGAGTGTGGCGGATGTGTTCGACGCACTGACTAGCAAGCGTGTCTATAAAGAAGCGATCCCTCGCGAATCAGCCCGCGAAATGATACGCGAAGGTAGCGGTACCCAGTTTGATCCTACGATTGTTGATGCTTTTCTCCACGCGTTCGACAAGATGGTTGCATTATCAAATCAGCCATCACAGGCAGTTCGTTTCCAAGCCGCTTTGCCGACCTGGAAAGCCAATCATCATTGGGGCAAGTATCAAGCCACGGTCGAATCGTTTAACAAAGAGAAACTATTGGTGGTCGAAAGTGGTTCGATCGAACTCGGCTCGATTTCCAACTGGATGCAGTCGGCGGGAATGAACGTGCGTCGTTGTGAAAGCTACACCGAGGCGATGGAACTCATTCGTGAGGACTGTCCGACCGTTCTGATCACGAACTGGGGAGTGACTGATCCCGACTGCGAGATGTTCTTCCGTTGGATTCGTGAAGAGCATCTTCCGCAATACGTTTACACCATGGCTGTTATCGATCATCAAGAGATCTTGGAAGCCTCGAAAATCTATCGACTGGGGGTGGACGATGTGATCTCGCAAGAAATCAGCCGCGATGAGCTACTAGCTCGCCTTAACTCGGCAGTTCGCGTGATCGAGCTGGAGAATCATTTAAGGAATGTCGAGCGACACGATCCATTAACAGGACTGGCGACGCTTCGCTACCTGAACGATCAACTAAAACGGGAATGGGCTCGGACACGCAATTATCGTTTGCCGGTGGCGTGCGTGATTATCGATATCGACGACTTCAGCGAGATCAACCAGAAGTACGGTATGGAGGTCGGCGACAAGGTCCTTCAGAAGTTGGCCGAGACAATCTCAGAGCAAGGACGCGTCATCGATTACTTGTGCCGACTCGATTGCGATCGGTTGTTGCTCGTGTTGCCGGAGTGCGCCGAGATTAATGCGTTTCGGATTGCGAAACGAATCGAGATGCAGATTGAGAAGGTCACCGTCGATGTGGGGAGTGATCAGATCCGGTATTCGGTAAGCATGGGAGTGGCGCAACGAACGAAGCAAACCCCCAATCTTGAATCACTGCTTGATCATGCCAAGGCCGCACTCGCTGTCGCTAAGAAGTCCGGCAAAAGAAGCGTGGTTCGTTATCAAGATTGCGAAGACTGTACCGGGACGATTGTGGAAGGGGATCAGGTTCGTAATCATCTCGAACACATGACCGCCTCCGAGATCATGGTGGCTCCTATCAAATGCATCATCGAGAGCGAACCGGTCGAAGCGGCTGTCAAGTTGCTGTTGAGCAACGATTTTAATTCAGTGCCGGTTGTGGATGAGCATGGCAATTTGACGGGTGTCATTTCCGAGAAGGATCTCATGTTGGCGTTACGGAAGCACGATGCCTGGAACTCACCCGTCAGCGAGTTCATGCGACAAGATGTCGTTCGTTTTGAAGAGAATGAGCCGGCCATCCATGTGTACGAGTTTTTGAGCCAGGCAAGCATTCGCCGTGTCATCATCGTACGTGACAATCGGCCAACCGGCGTGATCAGTCGAGGAAGTTGCTTGCGATCGCTTCAAACTCAAGGGACTGACGCAATGCTTGGAAGCCCTGAAGAATTGGCTTCGATGCTTGATTCTGGAGTATACGAGTCGGCCACGCTGGGGCAACTTCGCGATCTCGTCAAGCAGTTCCGACAGGTGAGCGAATATCGCCGGTCGAAAGAGCTACAGATCTAACACGCCCCTCGCTTGCTATTCAGACGCATCTGTGGCTGTTACGATAAAGTATGCGTAACGAGTTCGTTTCAGATCGTATGCCATGGGGTATTTCGTCGTGTCGCAGGAAGTTTTTGACCAATTTCGCCAGCAAATTGAATCGCTGGGAACGGAAGCGGCCATCGATCAGATGATCGAGTATTTCCGCCAGGAAAAGCAGCACTTTCAACTTTTTGAAATGTTCAAGCTGCGTGCTCGTGCGCAGCTCGGGCTGCCACTCTTGTTCCCTGGCGTTGCCGAGGATTTGACGGAAGATCAACGCGATCAGCTGGAAGATGCCCTGGTCGAGGCATGCGACGAAGTGGGACGCATGTTGCTGGACGAAGGGAAGATTCGCGAAGGCTGGTACTATCTGCGTCCTGTTGGCGACAAGACTCCCGTCATCGACGCACTGCAGCAAGCAGAAGTTGATGAAGAGAACCTCGAAGACTTAATCGAAGTGGCTCTCTACGAAGGAGTGGCTCCCGAGATTGGTTTTCGCTGGATGCTCGAACATTACGGTACATGCAATTCTGTCACCACTTATGAGCAGCAACTTGCTGGGATGCCGCCGGTCGCCCAGCAACCACTTGCCGCGCTACTGCTGGACCATGTTTACGACGAACTAATGGGTACGGTGTCAGCCGATATAGCGCATCAGGAAGGTACTGATCCTCAAGAGAAGACAATCAGCGAAATGATCGCTTCACGCGACTGGTTGTTCGCAAACTCAGCTTACCATATCGATACCAGTCACCTCGCGGCGACGGTCCGTTTCGTCCGCGTGCTGCGCGACGAAGCCCATCTGCGCAAAGCGTTGGAACTTGTCGACTACGGTTCGCGACTGGATCCCGCTTTCCAGTACGAACAAACGCCACCTTTCACAGAGCTTTATCCAAGCCACAAGATTTACTTTCAGACTTTGCTCGGAGAGGATACCGAAGCCGGATTAGCCTACTTCCGTGAAAAGGCGGAAGCCTCTGACATCCGCCGAGAGGGTTCCTTGGCGATCGAAACTTATATCGAGCTTCTCTCACGCTTGGGACGTCACGACGAAGCGTTGGTAGCCGCACTGAAGATGATTCCGGCAGGCGTCCATACGATTGGAGTCGCACCCAGCTTGATCGAGCTGAGCGAGAACGCCCAGAACTATGAACCGCTCGCGAAGTATTCGCAGGAGCAAGGGGACATGCTGGGCTACGCAACGGCACTCTTATTTGCGAATCGGAACGCCCCCAAGTAAGTCGCGCGGAAGTATTGCCTACGAATAAAACCCTGGCGGAACTTGGTCGCTACCAAACCGTTGTTCCTTCCATGGATCTCCGAGATTGTGGTAGCCGCTTCGCTCCCAATAGCCGGGCTCGTCTGTGGCGGAAAGTTCAATGGCTTTAATCCACTTTGCACCTTTCCAGGCATAAAGCCGGGGAACGATTCCTCGTACGGGGCCGCCGTGGTCGGCATTCAGTTCCATGTCGTCATGCTTATCGGCAAGTAAGCAATCGTCATGGAGGAACTCTTCAAGCGGGATGTTGGTCGTCCAGCCGTTATCGTAGCCGTGGCATATCACGAACTTCGCTTCGGGTTTTATGCCGGCTTCATCGAGAAGGTACTTCGTTGAAACGCCTTCCCACATGTTTCCTAAGCGTGACCACTGCGTAACACAATGGAAATCTGCGAAGACCTTAACACGCGGCAAGGCTTGGAACTGATCCCAATTGTAAGTTCGTTCATTCTCGACGAGCCCAAACACACGTAGCGACCACGTTTCCTTGGTCACCTCAGGGACGATCGTCGCATGAAGCACAGGCCATTTCTTGGTGCGACTTTGGCCTGGTGGGATGCGATTGTCCCGATAGGTATCGCGGCTAATGATCACCTCTTCATCGGTCACATGGTGGTGACCTGGGACTTCGCCACTTTGATACTTCGCTCGGTCGTGATCTTCAGGATTCATGCGTTATCGTGAGAAATTGTAGTTCGAGATAGCAAATCATTCAGCTTATGACGAGCCGCATCCGCTTGCTGGCCCTGCAATAATCGCAAGGTATCGCTCAGATGTTCTATTTGTCGCTTGTTAAACGGGATGGCCTGACCAACTTGCGGCGGGATGGGGACCAAGTGCTTTACGATCGCCGAGATCAGCTGCGGCACCCCTTGGCCAGTGACGGCACTGGTGGATAGCATCTCGCTGGAATCGGGTATCTTTAGTTCGGCAGCGAGATCGATCTTATTCACAACGTGCAAAGCTGACGGAAGCTGCTTCAACGATTCGTCCAACTCGTGAGGACGAAGATTGGTCGCGTCGTGCAGAACGAGGACGACATCCGCTTTTTCGAGAGCGGCTTTGGCCTTGGTGATACCGGCTTGTTCCAGTTCGTCGTCCGACAGTCGAATGCCAGCCGTATCGGAGAATTGCACAGGCCACCCATCTAAAGCGGTGGTCGCGTGCAAGACGTCGCGGGTTGTTCCAGGCATATCGAGCACAATTGCCCGATCATAGCCGATCATCTTATTCAAAAGGCTGCTTTTGCCAACATTGGGCGGGCCCGCCAACACAACCGACCAGGGGCGTGTCAGGTGCAGGCCGAACTTGCT
The genomic region above belongs to Blastopirellula marina and contains:
- a CDS encoding vWA domain-containing protein — its product is MQLSCFYCGKHLTATAQQLGGEVVCPHCGNVVRLPDAETLHETEEQQKEAPLHSWLNDSISGFASLLFHGGLLFLLALVQCNYTSGVPEGEEVNIGPLPGVDLTDNSGEVLDASEMEQSSDTASLDELVADIQPPTAATSDMGQEVSLSQLLPTGASGGAANSLNTIGGGGGAVGAGTTFMGVRAEGSRICIIADCSGSMDGAKLDFVKEEILEAVRSMSRESEFQIIFFNSQAVPYTQKGWRNPKRDLESVKKWLNTVHAQGGTMPLSAFQEAFRLMPTPDAIFFMTDGLFEPDVPPQVKAMNIGGSSKAKIHAISFLDKSAEQFMRQIATDSGGTYRHVSAF
- the hemE gene encoding uroporphyrinogen decarboxylase, producing MSENGKNFAGLNVASFESRRGKEMAMLIEKFGGVPHVSPSMREVPLKENQPAIDFANRVITGQIDIVVFMTGVGFNHLLAAINRKVDKQQFFDALSDIVTITRGPKPVAAMREVGLTPTIKVPEPNTWREILQTIDTEIHIANQTLVVQEYGVTNASLVAGLEARGANVEALHVYDWDLPEDIGPLAANIQKVIDGDIDVSMFTSANQLNHVLKLAERQGQLEAFSAALRGTVICSVGPTMSERLRDLGYPVDVEPAHPKMGPLVAAAAERSKDILVRKRQIRAVLEETTKVALNKDAPWYNSPFLKACRREPTDVTPVWLMRQAGRYMKEYRDVRAKTTFLDLCRNPQLCSEVMCTAVNKLGVDAAIIFSDLLPILQPMGLDLEFAKGEGPVIHNPIRDAADVDRVLELESTDSLHYVMETVKQTRADLPADMPLIGFAGAPFTLASYAIEGGGSRDYVNTKTLMFRDPGAWRELMERFVRAISRYLNAQIASGAQAVQLFDSWAGALGPDDYRRYVLPYVKDIVAQIAPGVPVINFATGNPALLPMLAESGAAVVGVDWRIRLDVAWETVGHNIAVQGNLDPVSLLADPIELRRRAKEVLDQAAGRPGHIFNLGHGVMQQTPVDNARALVDMVHEMSQR
- a CDS encoding HYExAFE family protein, with protein sequence MTIRTNHYEVAFEAFLRQQKIPYIAVDERRRALLGSGSLKNLDFIASPSGGEMSWLIDIKGRKFPSGRRNRYWKNWTTTDDLHSLSQWQRLLGPQFRGLLVFAYEVVGDMAPVPDRQLFVHQERLYAFIGVRLDLYLAWARKISPRWKTMAMPTKAFRQLAEPVQVTLQTPIVSGGDFDQRRISDTMPAIA
- the hisS gene encoding histidine--tRNA ligase translates to MIQPRTLKGFRDYLPDAMMPREQLINTARKVYRSYGFAPIDTPTLEYAEILLGKGSEETDRQMFRFEDQGKRDVGMRFDLTVPLARFAAQHIGVLGTPFKRYHIATVWRGEAPQRGRYREFMQCDFDTIGTKSLVADIETALVIHDLMLAIGFEAFTVRVNNRQVLSGLLEKLDLSEKSTEILRALDKLAKIGPEKVAAEMQQAAGATAEQAAQVLKLAEIGGTSDEILSALDKLVAGSEKGETGVGQLRELTQATAAAGVPSDRLQIDVSIARGLDYYTGTIFETFLGELPEIGSVCSGGRYNDLASLYTNQELPGIGASLGLDRLLAAMEELGRLEQRTTPAEVFIPYFDESSLQAYLKIASQLRGAGFNVELYPDAKKLGQQLKYADRRGFKVAIVAGDRELAENSCQLKDLKTGDSQTVSLQEDAAELIAAIPKILRDSA
- a CDS encoding YkgJ family cysteine cluster protein, whose protein sequence is MLDTKPSREDVGPDQVLCEFCTAKCCRYFALPIETPTEFADFEFIRWYLLHDRASVFKDDDVWYLLVHTTCKHLRDDNMCGIYETRPQICRDYTTDACEYDDDWCYEKYFETPEQIWEYAEATMPRRPGQSMRSPKPPELPILS
- a CDS encoding formyltransferase family protein → MFVVITAVGPDNVGLADPIIHYVTGLGANIAEIQMYDHDEEAVFAMFLRIQINPELYTSLRTALSEIGRLKKLSVRVWSADIRQESPRVAICTTYRPEPALAVLKAMKAGEIKATPAVMIGNRDNCKPLSEEYGVDWHSIGGEKGEADDDRMIEILDQYDVDYVLLARYMRILPAASCWKYAGGRIINLHHGLLPSFPGIRPYHDANESRMLTFGATCHFIVPELDAGNQIIHQETFSVEPGTKIDEIIRVGQEVNEPACLVKGLQRVVDREIELHFHRVVPRKGM